Part of the Musa acuminata AAA Group cultivar baxijiao chromosome BXJ2-7, Cavendish_Baxijiao_AAA, whole genome shotgun sequence genome is shown below.
TGCAGACTTATAATAAGATTGTTGATGCTTGATCCTCCCAGCATTTAGCAGACAAGAGGTTTGTCATATTCATTGAAAAAATGGAACTCCCATCAGCTTAAGTCCTCAGAAATAAGGTGGTTCATAGCAGGACTCTTCATGGCTTGATGGGACCTTCCATGATGCGTTGCCGCAGAAGTGGGGAAAGCAAAAGAAACCAAGGCAATAGAAAAGAGGTACAATGCATGCATCTCGCTCCCTTTCTACTGcataaatagattgatatatgtgcTTTCATGTGAAGCAGAGTTTTATCATGATCATCAAGATTTATAGGGTGTTAAAGACGCAACACATGTTCAAGGAAATTAATCATTGTGTTCCACCATGTTAATTTAGGTAGACtgactttttttttaatatataaatatatatatttaagcaTGGTATAAATATCTATTGGTCAACTAGTCAAAGAATCTTACATATTTTACTTTTGACTTTCTCTTTGTGTAGAAGAATTGAACTCCTGTTTTAAAGACACATCTCCATAATAAGGTAAACTTGACATTGACTAATTTCTACAATCATATGAGAATGCTTATCACCATTCTCTTTGCTGGATGGTGCTATAAATTAAAGATTTAGTTAGTTGATTAAGATATTAGGATTAAATCATGTGCTGTCTTTTATCCTTCAAGAAAAATCTGATTATTAGATGACAtagttgggctctaaattttcttCTTGATTTCACCAATGACACAACGTGGTGATGAGTATCTTATCAAATGGTGTTGACACATGATCGCTTTAGAAAAAGAAAATCTTgacaaaaatccatgaaacttttgCACTCAAAGCTTGTCCTTCTCAGGGGAAGGCAGCTTTTGCTTCGTACACACAAAACAAAGAAGAAATAGAGGTTTCACATGGCatgttcacctctctctctctctctctctctctctctctctctctctctctctctcacgcacacCGAGACCCCACGTCTTGCCACCACCATTTATTTTCCTCGGTCGCACCGCATTTTCCTTCACCTCCGTCACCacctctccttcctcttcttcggctGACTCCTCCATGGGTTTCCCCTCCGTCTGCTACACCGTCATCCTCCCTCGCCCCGTCGCCCTCGTCGTCCACCTCCTCGACCGCATCAAGCTTGCCGTTTCCATGGCCCTCTTCCACCTCGGCCTCATCTCCTCCTACGAAGACCACTTCCTCTACCCCCTGCCGCTGCCCGACTTcaaccccccctccccctcctttTCCCTTCCCCTCCCCGCCTCCGCCATCAAGACCGGTCTTCCCGTCGTCAGGTTCTCCAACCACAGGAAGACTAGGCTCCACCGGTGCGAGCCCGTCTGCGCCGTCTGCTTGGGCGCCTTGGAGGCCCGACACGAGGTCAGGCAGCTCGGCAACTGCTCCCATGCCTTCCACAGGGCCTGCATAGATAAGTGGGTGGACATCGGGCATGTCACCTGCCCACTGTGCAGAGCTCAGCTCCTCCCCAGTAGAAGGGAGGAGGAGTATGGAGTGGATGCTGATTGAATCTTACTGTTCTTGCTTTGACGAATAATAAGAGTTTTAGGTAAGAGACTTGGTGATACACTAACAAGTGGCTTCAACTCCTTTACTCTTGTATTATTTTCCTTGATCGAGTATTGGTGTACATCATTCGAAATGACAATAGAAAAAGCTCGTCTTCTCTGATCTGATTCCTTTGTTTCTTAAGGCAAATGTTGA
Proteins encoded:
- the LOC103992085 gene encoding brassinosteroid-responsive RING protein 1, encoding MGFPSVCYTVILPRPVALVVHLLDRIKLAVSMALFHLGLISSYEDHFLYPLPLPDFNPPSPSFSLPLPASAIKTGLPVVRFSNHRKTRLHRCEPVCAVCLGALEARHEVRQLGNCSHAFHRACIDKWVDIGHVTCPLCRAQLLPSRREEEYGVDAD